AGCCCGAAGGGCAAGATCGGCGGGGCCGCTCAGAAGCGTCTCGGGAGCGGCGCGGTGTTGCACCACGTGACCATGAGCTACGACATGGACGGCGACAAGATGGTGCAGGTGCTGCGCATCGGTCGCGAGAAGCTCAGCGACAAGGGAATCACGAGCGCCGCGAAGCGCGTGGACCCGCTGCGCAGCCAGACCGGTCTCAGCCGCGCCGACATTATTGAGCGCATGAAGAGCACCTTCACTGGACTCTACGGAGCCACCGCCGGAGATATAACCGACGAGGAATATGCCAAGGCGGAGGAGCTCGTGCGCACTAAATTCAGCACCGACGAGTGGCTGTCGCGCGTTCCCTAACCTGAGGTCGGAGGTGAGGCGCGGCCTGGCGCGGGAACCCGGAACCGTGCGCGCCACGGGACTGGCTGAGCGGCGTGAGCCGACGCATCCGCTCGAAATTGGGGCATTCCCGGTAAACTGGGCCAATGAACTGGTGGATCCTTCTCGGCATGGCTGCCATTGTGCTGCTTGGTTTTGTCGCGAGCCGGCTGGGGTGGATCGACCTGTCCAACAAGAACGAGCGTCGCGGAAGTGGTTCAAGCGTGCTCGGAATTGGCGATGAGGTTTTTGCGCCCAGCCGATACGAAGCGGCCATTGAGGTGGAGCGGCAGACGGTATTGCCCGCGCCAGCGCCCGTGGCCGGAGATGGTGACCAGGGAATCTACGACGGTCGCATTCGCATCGACGTTGAACACGGGCTCGCCGAGGATCGGGTGCGCGGCGCTCAGAAGCGCTAACTCTCGGCGGTGCAGCAGTATGCCTGCGCTACAGGCCGCGGATCAATAGGTCCTGATACTCGGCGTGCTCGTCGATCCACCTGGCCACATATGGACACTGCGGAATGACGCGCAGACTCGTGTGGGTGCACACATCCGTGAGGGCATGCTCGATGAGAATCGACGCCAGGCCCTGCCTGCGATGCCGGGGATCGATTTCGGTGTGGGTGAATCGCACGGTCGTGGGTGTGAGTATGTAATCGGCCAGGCCAACCGGCTCGCCATCAAGCCACAGGGTGTAGCGGAGCGTCGCGGTGTTGTGCCGCACCTCGGTGCGCTGTGAGACCGGTGCCGTCGGCGCGGTGACCGGTGAGAGATCCTCTGTCATCCCGACATCATAATCTGACTGGCAGAATAGAGGGATGCCTACTGCGTGGAATCCGACCAGTCCCAGTCGGGTGATACACGCCGACAACCTCGACGTGCTTCCGAGCCTCCCCGACGCGTCCTTCACCCTCATCTATCTCGACCCGCCGTTCAACACGGGCCGGCCACAGACCCGCCAAACCACGACCTCGGTGCGTTCCGCCGTGGGCGCGGGCACCAAAGCCAAGGGAACCATCACCGGCTTCAAGGGTCTGCGCTATGAGCGCATCAAGGGTGACCTGCTCGGGTACGACGACCAGTTCGAGGACTACTGGGCTTTTCTCGAGCCACGCCTGATCGAAGCCTGGCGCCTCCTCGCCGACGACGGCACCCTGTACCTGCACCTCGATTACCGCGAGGCGCACTATGCCAAGGTGCTGCTCGACGCGCTCTTTGGTCGCGACTGCTTTCTCAACGAGCTCATCTGGGCCTATGACTACGGCGCGAAGTCCAAGAATCGCTGGCCCACCAAGCACGACACGATCCTCGTCTACGTGAAGAACCCGGCCACGTACTACTTCGACTCGACCTCGGTTGATCGGGAGCCCTACATGGCTCCCGGGCTGGTCACGCCCGAAAAGGTGGCTAAGGGCAAGCTGCCAACGGATGTCTGGTGGCACACCATCGTGTCGCCCACCGGCAAGGAGAAAACGGGTTACCCCACCCAGAAGCCCATCGGAATTCTGCGCCGCATCATTCAGGCGTCGAGCCGTGAGGGTGACTGGGTGCTGGACTTCTTCGCTGGCAGTGGCACCACGGGGGCCGTCGCTGCCAGCCTCGGGCGCAAGTTTCTGCTGGTGGATCAGAACCCCGACTCCATGACGGTGATGCGCGCCCGGCTCGGACCGCGCGTCGACGCCCAGTTCCTCGCCGGCACGGAATACGGTCCGCACGTGGACTTCGTGCCTGAACATCCCGATGCGACGGACGTGCTCTTCAGCGCCTGAGTTTTTTCGCGTGGTTCCGGGGTTTTTGGCTGGGTGTGCGTGCTGGGTTTGTGCTGGGTTTGGTAACGGAACGGTAACAGATCGGGGGAGTTCCAAACCTTTTTAGGGGTGGAACCGAACCCGATGCAGACCTCAACCCCATCCCCACCACCACAGACAAGGACTCATCTCATGCGTACTCTCTCCAAGACTCTTCTCGGCTTCGCGTCGGCCGGAATCCTCGTAGCCGGCCTTGCTGCCTGCTCGACCGGAACCACCACCACGACCCCGGCGCCGGCTGCCAGCTCCTCCAGCGCCCCGACCGCCGAGGCCCCCCTCGCCTCGATCCCCACCCTCACCGGCGTGGACACGTCCGTCCTCCTCGACGCGGACTTCGCTGCCGCGCTCGGCACCCTGGGCCTGACCCCGGGCACCGTGGGAACGGCAACCCTGGAAGAGGGCAGCCTGCACTTCCCCATCACCGGCGGAAACGTTGACTACTTCGACCCCAACGGCACCGTGCGCCCCTACGTGCAGGGTTCACTCGAGCACGACGGCTCCGGCTTCTCCCTCACCGCCGGCGAGACGGTCGTGGAGCTGACCAACTTCACCATCGACCCCGGAACCTCCGAACTCTTCGGTGACGTGGCCGTCAACGGCGAATCCGCCGCCACCCAGGTTCTGCTCTTCAACCTCTACGGCGGAACGCTTGAGCCCCTCCAGATGGACGGCGACAACGCCATCCTCACCGGCACCACCGTGCACATCTCCGCCGAGGCCGCCGGCCTCCTGAACGCCACCTTCAACACCGACGCCGTCGCCGACCAGCTCCTCGTCGGCATCGCCACCATCACCGTCGCCACCAAGTAACACCATCCCACCCGGAGGGGCCCGCCGCACACCGCGACGGGCCCCTCCGTCGTGCCCGCCGCCCCGCCGCCGCCCTGCGCTGCCCTTCTCGGCAGTGCGTGTCGCTAGTTCAGGAGATCCAGCCCCCGGCATCCGCGCGGCCGCGTGTTTACGCGGGCAACACCTGCCCGACCCGGCACATCTCCTGAACTAGCAACCGGCAGGCCCCCACCGGACGCGCCTGATGAAACTGCACCGGGCTGCATCCCAGCAACGACCTGGTCAGGGCTCCGCGGCAGCCTGTTGCGAGTTCAGGAGATCCGGCCCACCGGCATCCGCCTGGCCGCGTGTTTACGCGGGCACCGCGCGCCCGACCCGGCAGATCTCCTGAACTAGCAACCGGCAGGCTCCCACAGGACGTGCCTGATCAAACCGCACCGGGCTGCGTCCCAGCACTGACTGGCCCCGGCTCCGCGGCAGCCTGTCACTAGTTCAGGAGATCCAGCCCGCCGGCATCCGCCTGGCCGCGTGTTTACGCGGGCACCGCGCGCCCGACCCGGCAGATCTCCTGAACTAGCAACCGGCACCACCCCACAAGGGGCGACCGGCCACCACCCGGCCACACCCGCACTGGCCCCGGCTCCCCGGCAGCGTGTTGCGAGTTCAGGAGATCCGGCCCACCGGCATCCGCGCGGCCGCGTGTTGGGACTGTCTCTTAAACGGTGTTTCCGGCCTGACGCGCTGGACTTGGGTCTGGCGGGAAAGGTGCCGTGATGACGACACTTGATGCTGTGACGAAGAAGACGAAATCTGAGCCCACCCGTGAGGCGGTGGCGGCGAAGGAATGGGTGCGGCTGGCCAAGGAACAGGGCCTGGCTCTGGACGGGCCTGAAGGGCTGCTGGGCCAGTTCACGAAAACGTTCCTGGAGACGGCGCTGAACGAGGAAATGACTGAGCATCTCGGTCACGAGAAGAACCGTGCCCCGGACGAGCGTGACGAATCCAACGTGCGCAACGGGACTCGGCGCAAAACAGTGATCAGCCCCTCGACGGGGCCGGTGACCATCCAGGTGCCTCGTGACCGGGACGCCACGTTCACTCCAGTGATCGTGCCGAAACGACAACGACGTTTGACCGGGGTCGATGAGATCGTGCTGTCGTTGTATGCCCGCGGCCTCACGACCGGGGAGATCAGCGCGCACTTCAACCAGATCTACGGTGCGCAGGTATCGAAAGAGACGATCTCTCGCATCACGGACAAAGTGATCGAGGAGATGCAAACGTGGCAGTCCCGCCCCT
This sequence is a window from Cryobacterium sp. CG_9.6. Protein-coding genes within it:
- a CDS encoding GNAT family N-acetyltransferase; the encoded protein is MTEDLSPVTAPTAPVSQRTEVRHNTATLRYTLWLDGEPVGLADYILTPTTVRFTHTEIDPRHRRQGLASILIEHALTDVCTHTSLRVIPQCPYVARWIDEHAEYQDLLIRGL
- a CDS encoding DNA methyltransferase produces the protein MPTAWNPTSPSRVIHADNLDVLPSLPDASFTLIYLDPPFNTGRPQTRQTTTSVRSAVGAGTKAKGTITGFKGLRYERIKGDLLGYDDQFEDYWAFLEPRLIEAWRLLADDGTLYLHLDYREAHYAKVLLDALFGRDCFLNELIWAYDYGAKSKNRWPTKHDTILVYVKNPATYYFDSTSVDREPYMAPGLVTPEKVAKGKLPTDVWWHTIVSPTGKEKTGYPTQKPIGILRRIIQASSREGDWVLDFFAGSGTTGAVAASLGRKFLLVDQNPDSMTVMRARLGPRVDAQFLAGTEYGPHVDFVPEHPDATDVLFSA